A region from the Haliaeetus albicilla chromosome 16, bHalAlb1.1, whole genome shotgun sequence genome encodes:
- the CTNND1 gene encoding catenin delta-1 isoform X3, translating to MDDSEVESTASILASVKEQEAQFEKLTRALEEERRHVSAQLERVRVSPQDASPGLANGTLTRRHQNGRFLGDADLERQKYPDLKLNGPQDHSHLLYSTIPRMQDPGQIVEETYTMEEDPEGAMSVVSVETSDDGTTRRTETTVKKVVKTVTTRTVQQVPVGPDGLPLETSPVTSNYVQTMDRNFRKNGNGGPGGYLSQPGTATLPRNYHYPDGYGRPYEDGYPGSDHSYGSLSRVTRIDERYRPSMDTYRASSRQDIYGPQPQVRVGGSNMDLSHFHPEQYGLEDDQRSVGFEDVDYGLMSDYGTARRAGTPSDPRRRLRSYEDMLVDEVAPDRYYWAPLAQHERGSLASLDSLRKGGPAPGNWRQPELPEVIAMLSFRLDAVKSNAAAYLQHLCYRNDKVKTEVRKLKGIPVLVGLLDHPKKEVHYGACGALKNISFGKDQDNKIAIKNCDGVPALVRLLRKAHDMDLTEVITGTLWNLSSHDSIKMAIVDHALHALTDEVVIPRSGWEREPNEDSKPRHIEWESVLTNTAGCLRNVSSERSEARRKLRECDGLVDALIYIVQSEIGQKDSDSKLVENCVCLLRNLSYQVHREIPHAERYQETPLAPANNAGPHAASCFGAKKGKGKKLPEDPGADTVDFPKRTTPAKGYELLFQPEVVRIYISLLKESKTPAILEASAGAIQNLCAGSWTYGRYIRSALRQEKGLSAIADLLTHDSERVVKAASGALRNLAVDLRNKELIGKHAIPNLVKNLPGGQQTPAKNLSEDTVVSILNTINEVIVDNLEAAKKLRETQGIEKLVLINKSGNRSEREVRAAALVLQTVWGYKELRKPLEKEGWKKSDFQVNLSNASRTQGGNSFDDSTLPLIDRNQKTDKKSSREEIQMSNMGPDNYSTLNERDHSRTLDRSGDLGDMEPVKAVPLMQEEGQESQPEVEEAEEDAAMFSPVLQKI from the exons ATGGACGACTCGGAAGTGGAGTCGACTGCCAGCATCCTTGCCTCTGTCAAGGAGCAGGAGGCACAGTTCGAGAAGTTGACCCGGGCACTTGAGGAGGAACGGCGCCATGTCTCAGCCCAGCTGGAACGAGTCCGGGTCTCCCCACAGGACGCCAGCCCGGGCTTGGCCAACGGCACGCTCACCCGGCGGCACCAG AACGGCCGTTTCTTGGGCGATGCTGACCTGGAAAGGCAGAAATACCCAGATCTGAAGCTCAACGGGCCACAG GACCACAGCCACCTCTTGTACAGCACAATCCCCAGGATGCAGGACCCGGGCCAGATCGTGGAGGAGACGTACACCATGGAGGAGGACCCAGAAGGGGCCATGTCGGTTGTGTCTGTGGAGACATCAGATGATGGGACAACCCGGCGTACAGAGACCACG GTGAAGAAAGTGGTGAAGACAGTGACCACCCGGACAGTGCAGCAGGTGCCAGTGGGGCCTGATGGGTTACCTTTGGAAACCTCCCCTGTCACCAGCAACTATGTCCAGACCATGGACAGGAACTTCCGCAAGAATGGCAATGGGGGCCCCGGCGGCTACCTGAGCCAGCCAGGCACAGCCACCCTTCCTCGAAACTACCACTACCCCGACGGCTACGGCCGCCCCTATGAGGATGGCTACCCGGGCAGCGATCACAGCTACGGCAGCCTGTCCCGTGTCACCCGCATTGATGAGCGTTACCGCCCCTCCATGGACACCTACCGGGCCTCCAGCCGTCAGGACATCTATGGCCCCCAGCCTCAAGTGCGTGTTGGGGGCAGCAACATGGACCTCAGCCATTTCCACCCTGAGCAGTACGGCCTGGAGGATGACCAGCGCAGTGTGGGCTTTGAAGATGTGGACTACGGGCTTATGTCGGACTACGGCACAGCCAGGCGGGCAGGGACCCCGTCTGATCCTCGGCGACGGCTCAG GAGCTATGAAGACATgctggtggatgaagtggccCCCGACCGGTACTATTGGGCCCCTCTGGCTCAGCACGAGCGGGGTAGCTTGGCTAGTCTGGACAGCCTGCGGAAGGGAGGTCCAGCCCCGGGTAACTGGCGCCAGCCAGAGCTGCCGGAGGTAATAGCCATGCTGAGCTTCCGTCTGGATGCCGTCAAGTCCAATGCGGCCGCCTACCTGCAGCACCTCTGCTACCGTAACGACAAGGTGAAGACAGAAGTGCGCAAGCTGAAGGGCATTCCTGTGCTGGTGGGGTTGTTAGACCACCCCAAGAAAGAGGTTCACTATGGTGCCTGTGGAGCCCTCAAGAACATCTCTTTCGGCAAGGACCAAGACAATAAGATTGCCATCAAGAACTGTGATGGGGTACCTGCTCTGGTGCGCCTGTTGCGGAAGGCCCATGACATGGACCTCACGGAGGTCATCACAG GAACACTGTGGAACCTGTCCTCGCACGACTCCATCAAGATGGCCATTGTGGATCATGCACTACATGCTCTGACTGATGAGGTTGTCATTCCCCGCTCAGGCTGGGAGCGGGAACCCAATGAGGACTCAAAACCCCGCCATATCGAGTGGGAGTCGGTGCTCACCAACACCGCTGGCTGCCTTAG GAATGTGAGCTCAGAGCGGAGTGAGGCCCGTCGGAAGCTGCGGGAATGCGATGGGCTGGTGGATGCCCTGATCTACATAGTCCAGTCTGAGATCGGCCAGAAGGACTCAGACAGCAAG CTGGTGGAGAACTGTGTGTGTCTGCTGAGAAACTTGTCCTACCAAGTCCACCGTGAGATCCCCCATGCTGAGCGTTACCAGGAGACACCTCTGGCCCCGGCCAACAATGCTGGGCCCCATGCTGCGAGCTGCTTTGGTGCCAAGAAGGGCAAAG GTAAAAAGCTCCCAGAAGACCCTGGTGCCGATACAGTGGATTTTCCCAAAAGAACAACTCCAGCCAAAG GCTACGAGCTCCTCTTCCAGCCAGAAGTGGTCCGGATATACATCTCACTTCTAAAGGAAAGCAAGACTCCAGCCATCCTAGAGGCTTCAGCAGGAGCTATTCAGAACCTGTGCGCTGGCAGTTGGACA TATGGCCGGTACATCCGCTCAGCGCTGCGCCAGGAGAAGGGACTCTCTGCCATTGCTGACCTCCTGACCCACGACAGCGAGCGAGTGGTGAAAGCAGCATCCGGAGCCCTGCGCAACCTGGCTGTTGACTTGCGTAACAAAGAGCTGATAG gTAAACATGCCATCCCTAACCTAGTGAAGAACCTGCCTGGAGGCCAGCAGACCCCAGCCAAAAATCTCTCTGAGGACACAGTGGTGTCAATCCTCAACACCATCAATGAAGTAATTGTAGACAACCTTGAGGCTGCCAAGAAGCTGCGGGAAACACAGGGGATTGAGAAGCTGGTGCTGATCAACAAATCTGG GAACCGCTCAGAGAGAGAAGTCCGAGCAGCTGCCCTTGTCTTGCAGACAGTCTGGGGATATAAAGAGCTGCGGAAGCCCCTTGAGAAGGAAGGCTGGAAGAAGTCAGATTTCCAG GTGAACCTGAGCAATGCCTCTCGGACCCAAGGAGGCAACTCATTTGATGACAGCACCTTGCCTCTCATTGACAGGAACCAGAAAACAG ACAAGAAATCCTCCCGGGAGGAGATCCAGATGAGCAACATGGGACCAG ACAACTACTCCACACTCAATGAGAGGGACCACAGCAGGACACTGGACCGATCTGGTGACCTTGGAGATATGGAACCGGTGAAGGCAGTGCCGTTGATG caggaggaggggcAGGAATCGCAGCCTGAGGTAGAGGAAGCGGAGGAGGATGCTGCCATGTTTTCCCCTGTGTTG CAGAAGATCTAG